In Carya illinoinensis cultivar Pawnee chromosome 10, C.illinoinensisPawnee_v1, whole genome shotgun sequence, one DNA window encodes the following:
- the LOC122278129 gene encoding uncharacterized protein LOC122278129: MEFPSQQPVYVYQYEKKEDREEGGGRWTYSPRGDHSNMQQPASALPNLRIYPKRRFRICSPNYHYVLTLKVRLLQIGIQSLCSLVTFSLQMADETCFSLSGGLYLIEVVHKFSIQVPGDRGAALKHQSDAVVQQLAVLTLEIQKQN; the protein is encoded by the exons ATGGAATTTCCCAGCCAGCAGCCAGTCTATGTCTACCAATATGAGAAGAAAGAAGACAGAGAAGAGGGGGGCGGCAGGTGG ACTTATTCCCCGAGAGGAGACCATTCCAACATGCAGCAACCTGCCTCTGCATTGCCAAATCTCCGCATTTATCCTAAAAGGCGCTTTCGGATCTGCAGTCCCAATTATCATTAT GTGCTCACCCTCAAAGTAAGATTGTTACAAATTGGCATCCAAAGCCTATGTTCCTTGGTCACATTCTCTCTTCAAATGGCCGACGAGACGTGTTTCTCACTTTCAGGAGGGCTTTATCTCATTGAAGTAGttcacaaattctcaattcaAGTCCCTGGAGATCGAGGTGCTGCTTTGAAACATCAATCTGATGCAGTTGTCCAACAACTAGCGGTCCTCACCTTGGAGATCCAGAAACAAAATTGA
- the LOC122278126 gene encoding protein RETICULATA-RELATED 3, chloroplastic-like produces MLAGMAHAQLHLGYSAPSIPRNSQYRCNVSDYRFGTAPSSFPFSSSSPCCSFNLIRLKLSEPDNFVVKSELPSSGGGVGNNGIGRGAGGGGNGGWSERDGNDFGDSLSSGGPGFGILGLFLNGWRSRVAADPQFPFKVLMEELVGVSSSVLGDMASRPNFGLNELDFVFSTLVVGSILNFTLMYLLAPTLSSSSTNLPSIFANCPTSHMFEPGAYTILNRFGTFVYKGAAFAAVGFAAGLVGTAISNGLISMRKKMDPNFATPNKPPPMLLNALTWAIHMGINSNFRYQTLNGMEFLLAKGLPPLAFKSSVVVLRCLNNVLGGMTFVILARFTGSQSVEEAKPIGGEVEFVPEKQKFIDGS; encoded by the coding sequence ATGTTGGCGGGCATGGCTCACGCTCAGCTTCACCTTGGTTACTCTGCTCCTTCTATTCCCAGGAACTCCCAATACCGTTGCAACGTTTCCGATTATCGCTTCGGTACCGCTCCTAGTTCATTTCCCTTCTCTTCATCATCTCCATGCTGCTCTTTTAATCTGATCCGCTTAAAGCTCTCCGAACCCGACAACTTTGTTGTGAAATCCGAACTTCCATCTTCCGGAGGCGGCGTTGGCAACAATGGGATCGGGCGCGGAGCTGGTGGCGGAGGTAATGGAGGCTGGAGCGAAAGAGATGGGAACGATTTCGGTGATTCTTTATCTTCCGGTGGGCCTGGATTTGGAATTCTGGGTCTTTTTCTAAACGGATGGAGATCGAGGGTTGCGGCCGATCCCCAATTCCCGTTTAAGGTTCTCATGGAGGAATTGGTGGGAGTCTCGTCTAGTGTTCTCGGGGACATGGCATCCCGACCCAACTTCGGACTCAATGAGCTCGACTTCGTTTTCTCCACACTCGTTGTCGGATCCATACTGAACTTCACTCTTATGTATCTTTTGGCACCCACCCTGTCTTCTTCGTCCACTAATCTCCCTTCCATCTTTGCCAATTGTCCCACGAGCCACATGTTTGAACCGGGTGCCTATACCATTCTCAATCGGTTTGGGACTTTTGTGTACAAAGGTGCAGCCTTTGCTGCTGTTGGGTTCGCTGCCGGGCTCGTGGGGACTGCCATATCAAATGGGTTGATCAGTATGAGGAAGAAGATGGACCCCAATTTCGCGACCCCCAACAAGCCGCCTCCGATGCTTTTGAATGCGCTTACTTGGGCCATTCACATGGGTATTAACAGCAACTTCAGGTACCAAACTTTGAACGGTATGGAGTTCTTGCTGGCTAAGGGGCTGCCTCCTTTGGCATTCAAGTCCTCGGTGGTGGTTCTCAGATGCTTGAACAATGTTCTTGGAGGGATGACATTTGTGATACTGGCCAGGTTCACGGGGTCGCAGAGCGTCGAGGAAGCAAAGCCAATTGGAGGAGAGGTTGAGTTTGTTCCGGAGAAGCAAAAGTTTATTGATGGATCTTAG
- the LOC122278128 gene encoding V-type proton ATPase subunit E2 produces MEDGDVSRQIQQMVRFIRQEAEEKANEISLSAEEEFNIEKLQLLEAEKKKIRQEYERKSKQVEIRKKIEYSMQLNASRIKVLQAQDDVVNSMKESASKELLRVFEDNKSYKKLLKALIAQSLLRLKEPAVLLRCREVDRKLVESVLEEAKQEYAGKAKVKAPKVTVDNQVYLPPPPTPSAMDSHEPFCSGGVVLASQDGKIVCENTLDARLDVVFRQKLPEIRKRLLG; encoded by the exons atgGAGGACGGTGACGTGTCGAGGCAGATTCAGCAGATGGTGAGGTTCATCCGTCAGGAGGCGGAGGAGAAAGCCAACgagatctctctctctgccgAGGAG GAGTTCAACATTGAGAAATTACAATTATTGGAggctgaaaagaaaaagattcgACAGGAGTATGAGCGGAAGTCGAAGCAGGTGGAGATTCGTAAGAAAAT TGAATACTCAATGCAGTTGAATGCATCACGTATAAAAGTTCTTCAAGCACAAGATGATGTGGTGAATTCCATGAAAGAATCTGCCAGCAAGGAACTTCTGCGTGTTTTTGAGGACAATAAGTCATATAAAAAGCTTCTCAAAGCTTTGATTGCTCAG AGCTTACTACGGCTGAAGGAGCCAGCAGTATTGCTGCGGTGCAGAGAGGTTGACCGCAAACTTGTTGAGTCTGTTTTGGAGGAAGCAAAACAAGAGTATGCTGGCAAGGCCAAAGTTAAAGCCCCTAAAGTTACCGTCGACAATCAAGTGTACCTCCCACCACCACCAACACCGAGTGCAATGGATTCCCATGAACCCTTTTG CTCGGGTGGGGTTGTCTTGGCTTCACAAGATGGGAAGATAGTCTGTGAGAACACCCTTGATGCAAGATTGGACGTCGTTTTCCGACAAAAATTGCCTGAG ATCCGAAAGCGCCTTTTAGGATAA
- the LOC122278125 gene encoding putative zinc transporter At3g08650: MWLRFKHILLFFLFSSILCFSNATEEVENEVSRKMRAAPHKNAGSNVIDGTAIENSFNFVDTSNGLGERKSGSGKASVSTVALFTLAMAAASGLGAVPFFFVELDPQWAGLCNGIAAGVMLAASFDLIEEGQQGHDTGIWVVIGILAGGIFVLLCKKFLEQYGEVSMLDIKGADAAKVILVIGIMTLHSFGEGSGVGVSFAGSKGFSQGLLVTLAIAVHNIPEGLAVSMVLASRGVSPQNAMLWSVITSLPQPIVAVPSFICADAFNKFLPFCTGFAAGCMIWIVVAEVLPDAFKEASSSQVASAATLSVAFMEALGTLFQSVSHDYSSEDASGFLVSLLFGLGPLLGGIVLVSFALAFHLQHALLMGSASGIAFVLGAWRPLQLLLSSKMGFMPLILLLATGAAFMHVASSSVLKLADRRRASANKLPTVSGFSVSIHTLQSFVSCGAVAFHALAEGLALGVAASKAPGLGRHMVLPISLHGFPRGAAVASCIFGATDSWHGSLAAAALIGATAPISAIGAILAGIDYTGLDHVMVFACGGLIPSFGTIIKRAVRLDSRKSSCGLVIGVVFATLCLTFTKLVCLHTPYCNSAPEAVR; the protein is encoded by the exons ATGTGGTTGAGATTTAAGCACATCTTGTTATTCTTTCTGTTCTCCTCTATATTGTGCTTCAGTAATGCAACAGAAGAGGTTGAAAATGAAGTGTCAAGAAAGATGAGGGCTGCTCCACACAAGAATGCCGGAAGTAATGTTATAGATGGCACTGCCATAGAGAATTCCTTTAATTTTGTGGATACTAGTAATGGACTGGGAGAGAGGAAGAGCGGAAGTGGCAAAGCTTCGGTTTCAACAGTTGCATTATTTACATTGGCAATGGCTGCTGCCTCGGGTTTAGGTGCTGTCCCATTTTTCTTTGTGGAGCTTGATCCTCAGTGGGCCGGATTATGTAATGGAATTGCTGCTGGTGTGATGTTGGCTGCAAGTTTTGATCTCATAGAGGAAGGGCAGCAAGGGCATGATACTGGAATTTGGGTTGTGATTGGGATTTTAGCTGGTGGAATATTTGTTTTGCTCTGTAAAAAG TTTCTTGAACAATATGGAGAAGTAAGTATGCTGGACATAAAAGGTGCTGATGCAGCTAAAGTCATTCTTGTTATTGGAATAATGACACTTCATTCATTTGGGGAGGGCTCTGGCGTTGGTGTTTCATTTGCTGGCTCAAAGGGGTTCTCTCAAGGTCTTTTGGTAACTTTGGCTATTGCTGTGCACAACATACCCGAGGGATTAGCTGTGAGTATGGTGCTTGCATCAAGAGGTGTTTCTCCACAGAATGCCATGTTATGGAGTGTGATTACATCATTACCACAG CCTATTGTAGCAGTGCCTTCGTTCATATGTGCTGATGCATTTAACAAGTTCTTGCCTTTCTGTACGGGCTTTGCTGCTGGATGTATGATCTGGATTGTTGTTGCAGAGGTACTGCCTGATGCCTTTAAG GAAGCCTCTTCATCCCAGGTTGCATCGGCAGCTACACTTTCTGTAGCATTTATGGAAGCTCTTGGCACTTTATTTCAGAGTGTCAGCCATGACTACAG CTCAGAGGATGCTTCTGGCTTCTTGGTTTCTCTACTTTTTGGGCTTGGGCCATTGCTGGGTGGAATTGTTCTTGTTTCATTTGCTCTTGCTTTCCATCTTCAGCATGCTCTTTTAATGGGTTCAGCTTCTGGCATTGCCTTTGTTCTTGGTGCCTGGCGACCACTGCAGCTTCTCTTGTCATCAAAAATGGGGTTTATGCCTCTTATATTGCTGCTTGCTACAGGAGCTGCATTCATGCATGTTGCAAGCTCTAGTGTTTTGAAGCTAGCAGATCGTAGAAGAGCGTCTGCTAATAAGTTGCCTACCGTAAGTGGTTTTTCAGTGAGTATTCACACCCTCCAGTCATTCGTGTCATGTGGAGCGGTTGCCTTTCATGCCTTGGCTGAGGGTCTTGCACTAGGAGTGGCTGCATCAAAAGCTCCTGGACTTGGTCGGCACATGGTCCTTCCCATCTCCCTACACGGGTTCCCTCGGGGTGCAGCCGTGGCCAGCTGTATATTTGGGGCTACTGACAGCTGGCATGGGTCCCTTGCAGCTGCTGCCCTAATCGGAGCTACAGCTCCGATATCTGCAATTGGAGCGATACTAGCGGGAATCGACTACACTGGTCTGGACCATGTGATGGTGTTTGCTTGCGGGGGGTTAATCCCAAGCTTTGGAACAATAATAAAGAGAGCAGTTAGGTTGGATTCACGGAAAAGCAGTTGTGGGCTTGTGATAGGAGTGGTGTTTGCTACATTGTGTTTAACGTTCACCAAGTTGGTTTGCTTGCACACACCTTACTGCAATTCTGCTCCAGAAGCTGTCAGATAA